A window from Nitrospira sp. ND1 encodes these proteins:
- a CDS encoding pyridoxamine 5'-phosphate oxidase family protein: protein MAQRYKELSKTHIEFITTQKLFFVGTATAESRVNVSPKGMDSFRVLGPARVAWLNVTGSGNESSAHVQHDPRMTIMFCAFEGQPLVLRLYGRAKVVHRGDSEWQEFFGLFPPLPGARQIFDVTLDLVQTSCGMAVPYLSYLGDRESLSAWAEKKGDEGLRRYREEKNQLSLDGIPTHIVDKEGH, encoded by the coding sequence GTGGCTCAACGATACAAGGAACTTTCAAAGACTCATATCGAATTCATCACCACACAGAAGTTGTTCTTTGTCGGAACGGCCACGGCGGAGAGCCGGGTAAATGTGTCGCCGAAAGGCATGGACTCGTTTCGGGTGCTCGGCCCCGCTCGCGTGGCATGGCTCAACGTCACCGGGAGCGGTAACGAATCCTCGGCCCATGTGCAGCATGACCCGCGTATGACGATCATGTTCTGCGCCTTCGAGGGCCAGCCGCTGGTCCTGCGCCTCTATGGCAGGGCGAAGGTGGTGCACAGGGGCGACTCCGAATGGCAGGAGTTTTTTGGTCTGTTCCCGCCGTTGCCCGGTGCCCGTCAGATTTTCGACGTGACTCTCGACCTCGTGCAAACGTCCTGCGGCATGGCAGTGCCCTATTTGTCGTACCTCGGCGACCGGGAGTCGCTGAGCGCCTGGGCTGAGAAGAAAGGCGACGAAGGGTTGAGGCGGTACCGGGAAGAAAAGAATCAGCTGAGTCTGGACGGTATTCCCACTCACATTGTCGACAAAGAAGGGCACTGA